TGCTCACATATAGCCCGAGAGGAAATATGGGCCTAGCCAAACGAAGTGGAACGAATTTAGAagtcgaaaaagaaaaaaaaaaaaagaaaaaagaaaaaaccgCAAAAATGCCATTGGCGAACGGACGGTCTAGACTCTGGCTTTAATGGCCTCCACTTGGGTCGAGAACATCTGATCTCACCCCTGACACTTTTCTTTTGGATACTCCGATCTACTTGGGACGAGTCATTCACTAAACCAGTATGGGTTCGAATTGGAATGACCAATCTAGATTATACGGTATGTCCGACCTCATGGAGTGAAACAAGGATCCTTTGGGAATAGCTATCCAAACCGGATCTACGTGGATCATGAGCCAACTGTGGAGACTGATTCTAATCTCGAATtgaatacggagtagattcaGGGATATTCAAAGCTAGTCCATCCATGCCAAAGCTATGCGGATATCGATTCCCGAGTCTGTCTTCCAAACAGTTGGCGAAAGCGAatatcaatcaatcaaagttcaattaacctgttgcagtctaactagttgcgtatgactatgcaggcgcttctccaaccgaagcaagaactcgagacccaacgccgagcgggatcgctcccagagtatacagatgataccgaagtgaggagtgcagaatcagcccattcccgtaACCCGTTCAACCCATACCCGCAAAACCATGCCCAAACCCATACATAAGAAGTCGTTTGATGAACGCCGTGGAGTGCACCCTCCACTTCAATCTCTCACTCCCACGCGAAAGCGAATACTCCATGTACCCCTTGTGCCGCAAAGAAATTGATCCAAATACAGATGTCACACAGACCTTGCAATTCTAACAAGCCCCTCGCACTTGTCTGAATAAGTCACCGGGTTGAACGGTTAGATTTCTTAGAAGAAGATCAATAGTCAGGTGTGCGACAGGTGTTAGTATCTCGGAATGGATCAAAATTGGGATATTGTTGGCAACATCTTGATTTGATATGGGGCACTTCATAGGTGGGAGTGATTGAAAAGTTCCTGCATAGATTTAGGTTAACTAGATAGGTCTTTGAGAAGGGGAATTGTTCGCAGCTAGCCACATTACGAGGGAATGATAATTTGGCCCGAAGAACTCAAGACCTTATACAGATGACGACCGAAGAGAACACATCGTTTACCCACGGCGCCCACTTATTGAATCGATTGAGATACGAAGATACCCGGGCACACAACCAACACGGAGTAGATGGATGGAAATCGAACTACAGCCCAAACCACAAAACCTTCACCTCATAGAAATAGCCTCAACGCGAAAAGGCAAACCGAAGCGGTGGCCAAATTAgaacaacccccccccctcacACACGCACCTAACAGAATCCCCAAAATTCCCAAATCGCCGGTTGATGAATCAATTAGATAACCACCCCAGCTCTCCCCGAAATAGCCCGCGCGGGACTCCGACCTTCCCCACGAAACGCCCGAACCCCATCCATCCCACCGAATCACCGGAACCTAGAAAGTACCCGGGGACAAAACATGCCTCGGAACCGCCAAGGTACCGACGTGGCACCATTAGAGGCACGGAAGAAAGGAGAAAGACGTGGTTTGGTTCGATGCTGCAACAAGCTGAATTCGGCATCTACTAGCCCCGGTTTTTCATAACATGACCATGCCAACGTCATGTTCCCCGAGCTCGACAGGACTAGTGCTGTCAGGATCGAAGGATATGCAGTAAATGCTACGCTTGGGGTTATTTCGACACCTGTCTCGGTATGGCACATGCGTCGGGTGGACCGTAGTGCATTTGCTGGCGATGATCTTGGGAAATGGTGCAATGACTCACCCATCCGGAGTTGTGGGTGATCTGCGGACCTCGGGTCACTATTGGACGTCGATCAAGGGCGGAGGGGGAGTTCCGGAAGTCTAGGTGGATCTGCCTATGTCGTTAGATCATGCATGGTGAGTATCGGATCGAGTACCTCGGCACAACAACGATTGCGGTGGTGTGGGGGAGGGTTTCATGTTTTCCGTGTCTGAGGTATAAGGTCTACGGCAATGGTTTAGTGGCGGTCAAGTTGGTTGAAAAGGTGTTGATGCGAATTTTCACTACCTGTTTTGAATTGCGTTCGCTTTGTGTTTTGTTGTAACCCAACAGTGTCTAGATAGAAATGAAACCAACAGACGAATTTCCTAAGAGAAGATGTCTTGATAGAAAGAGGCTCAAATTCGTTGTTGATAAAAAGTATGGATAGTCATGTTCAATTGAATTGTAACAACTCGACAGAGCTGTAGTGAATAAGATGGATAGaaaccaaaccaaaaaatAAATAAAGCCACCGGTTAGCTGGCTGACACCATGGAGGAAGATATTCACtcaatggaaaaaaaaaactacatCAAAACGCTATAATCTCAAAACAGTCCGAACCCAAACAAGAGCAAGACACAGCGGAACAATGTGTCAAGCAACAAAAGAATTCGTTTCATCACAGACTCGTCAACATGGCCCTGAACAAGAATAGACCAGAGACAGGAACCAAAAGACTCTACTTCCTCTGAGCACTCTGCTTGGGACCCATAACGTCATCAAGGAAGCCAGCCCAGAGCTCACGTATGACACCAGGCTCAGAAGAACCATTCGACCTGCGCTGGATCTCCTCGCCGACCCGTGAGCGGCTAACAGCCTCGGTAAGCGAGAACGGATCCAAGTCGACAGCGTGGTTATCGACGACCTCGCTCATCGCACTGGCAGGGACGTCCGCGCCAGCGCCTGATACGGTGTAGATCTGGGGCTTCATGGGTGGGGCAGTGGGCGTTTGGCGCCATGGGATGGAAGGGAGTTCGGGAAGGACCGGGACTTGGATGCCGCGTTGTAGAGGGGCGGCGTCGAGGTCGGCCATACTGGGCATGTAGACGAAGTCAACGGTTGAGGTGTCGTTTAATGCTTTGGTGGCGCGGGAGGTGTTGAATTGGCgggaagaggagctggaggatgttagtttggggtttcttttctttttgaaggGTTGGAAGGGAGTGATGGGTAGATAGATAGAAGGAAATGGGCGAGTGGGACATACTCTGAGAATGCACTGCCGTTGATTCTGCGCATGGCGATGCTGAAGGCGCGGGATTGGAGGACATCATGGTTGGATAGAGCCTTCTCGCCGGCGTTGGCGGGTTGGGACTGCACTCCGGTGATGTGAAGGCTGCGGCGAGCAGAGGGTGCCACGGGCTGTTGGGAGAGAGTGCGCAGAGCGCGGAGAGATGATGAACGAGAAGCAGCCATGGTGTGTAGTGTATAGTGGCTATAGAGTTGTAGCTTTTTGAGATGAAAGGCTATGTGGGGGGTGGTTTGGTAGAGGCGGAAGTCTCCAGGTATAGTGAAAGGAGGGAAAGTGAGAAAGAAGTATGGGAGTATGGGGGAGTATGGGGACAGGATTGGGAGCTTTATAGACCGAGAATGGTTGGGGAGAGCTATGAGGCCAACTCTTGGCGGTCTGGACCGTTATCGATAGTGTCAAAAGTAGAGTACGTCAACACTGGGGCAAAGGCGGGTTGATTGTTGTTCATATGAAATTTAACAAGAGATTTCTAAAGTGATGAGCTGGCAGGGCATAATTCCCTCGGTAGACTTTTGTGAAAATGCTGAGTTCAACAATTCTCCCCAGACAGAGATCTACGGCGTACTCCGTCCGGAGTACAAGATACCCAGCTATCGGGCCTGTAGGTGGCCCCGTGCCCACCAGAACACGGAGTGACACGATGTACCGGGTACATCACCTACCCCCCGAAAGTGATGTATTCTGTTGTTGTACTCCGTCTTTTTGTTGTCTCATTCTAAAATTGGAGATTACGTGTTGGATGATCATCCAATAGAATAATCACCATTGTAGCTATCGGCCTTGATTGGGTGTCTTCCTGCAGGATGGGGAAATCTGTCGAATAGTCACTCCGCAATCCCGCCTACACTTTGCATCACCCCCTCATTGAATTCTCCTTGGGGAAAGTAAAGAAACGGTTCCGTTATGCATATCTACTTTTAATCCCTTCGTGGCTGGCTCATACAATTCACTCCGATCCTTCTCACTCAATCGGTCGGTCGGTGTGCACCAAACCCTGGAAACAAG
Above is a genomic segment from Penicillium digitatum chromosome 3, complete sequence containing:
- a CDS encoding SAP domain containing protein; translated protein: MAASRSSSLRALRTLSQQPVAPSARRSLHITGVQSQPANAGEKALSNHDVLQSRAFSIAMRRINGSAFSDSSSRQFNTSRATKALNDTSTVDFVYMPSMADLDAAPLQRGIQVPVLPELPSIPWRQTPTAPPMKPQIYTVSGAGADVPASAMSEVVDNHAVDLDPFSLTEAVSRSRVGEEIQRRSNGSSEPGVIRELWAGFLDDVMGPKQSAQRK